Part of the Paludisphaera borealis genome, ATCACGCTGACCCGGTCGCGGGCGTAATCGCGGCCCGCGCCGTAGCCGGCGTCTTCGAGGGCCTTCTTCGCGACCAGCAGCCCGAGAAGCTGGGTCGTGTCGGTCGCTTCCACGGTATGTGGGGCGATCCCGAAGTCGAGCAGCGGAAAGTCGACCGGCGAGAGGAATCCGCCTCGATGCGCGTACGTCCGATCCGCCGCTTTGGGATCCTGGTCGAAGTAATCCTCGGGCCGCCAGTGAGTGGGCGGAACCTCGGTGATCGCGTCCAGTCGGCCGCGAATGTTGGACCAGTAGCGCTCGAGGCCGTCGGCCATCGGGAACAGGCAGCCCATCCCGATGATGGCCACCGGAACGGGTCGCGAGGAGTCGGCCTGAGTCAAGTCACTTCCCTTTCGAGCGTCGATGCGGGCTGGGTGGGGGCTCTCGGTCATCTGGGCGACACAACGGCTGTAGGTGGAGCAGCTATGTTAAGGTCCCACGTTCCGGTTCTCAATCTCTTCACGCTGCAAGGGCGTCAATCGGGGGACGCCGGACGGCGGCGCGACGCCCTGGAAGGCGGCGAAACGAGCACGAAGCAACACGGCCGCCCCGTAAAGAATGTTGAGCGACACCGTCGCCGCTCGTCGGTTCTCGGGACGTTCCAGGAACGAACCGCGAACCCAATCGTTGAAGGCCGCCATCGCGGGGCCGCACCAGATCTGATAGTCGAGGGTCCGGGTCGGCTCGCCGACGTTGGCCCAGTTCGACGATTGGCCCAGATACCAGCGGAACACCAGGGCCATCTTGTGCTTGGGGTCGGCCTCGGCCCGAACGATCTGGGCCGGGTCGCGGCGCGCGAAGAACGCGCGGGTCTGGTCCCAGACCTCCGCCACCGGCGCTCGCAGGATCGTCTTCTCAAGGCTCTGGCGGTCCGCCTCGGGGATCTGTTCGAGGCTGTTATAAGCCCGATAGTACTCGTAGAGCTTCGCCCCCCGCATCGCGAACATGGTTCCTCGCTTGAGGACCTGAACCTTCACTCCCATCTCGAACATGTCGGCCGCGGGCGCCATGGCGACGTCGGCCTGCTGGGCCTGGGCGAGCAACGCGCGGACGGCTTCGGAGGTTCCGGCCTCGACGCATGACTGGTTCACCGAGCCGGTCACCAGATACGACGCCCCCATCGCGAGGGCCCCAGCGGCGGCCCAAGGGGTCGAGATCCCTCCCGCCGCGCCGATCCGCAACGGACGGTCGTACCGATGCTCGGCGGCGAGCCGGTCGCGAAGGGCGATCATGGTCGGCAGCAGCACGACCAGCGGCTGGTTGTCGGTATGGCCCCCGGAGTCGGCCTCGGCGGTCAGGTCCTCCGCCATCGGGATCGTCGCGGCCATCGCCGCTTGATCGGCGGTGATCGTCCCTTGCTCGACCAGCGTTCTCAGGTAGCGTTCCGGCGGCGGCGACAGGAATTTGCGGGCGACCTCGACGCGCGACGCCTTGGCGATGATCCGGTTGGGGGCGACCACCCGCCCCTGTTCATCGCGATGAACGCCGGCCACGCGATACCGGACGACCGGCAACGTCAGGTCGAGGAACGCCGAAGCCTCCACCAGCCGCACCCCGCGGCGCAGGTACAGGTCGACGACCGCCGATTCCAATGCCCCGTCCTGCGGACTATGAATCAGGTTGAAGCCGTAAGGTGCTTTGTTTCCTAAACTACTCTGAACTCGCTGCACGGCGGCGTCGACGACTTCGAGCGCCAGGCCCGCCGCTCCGAAAATTCCAAGCATTCCCGCCCGGCTCATGGCCTCGACGAGTTCCACGGAGGCGATCCCGTTCGCCATGGCACCGGCCACGCATGCGTAGCGGACGCCGTGCGTGGATCGAAACGAGGGCTCGCCGAGTTTTTCCAGCGGGCAAGCGGGGATGAAGACCGATCGAGACCGGTCGGAGGGAGCCGGCGCGGGGTCGAATCGAACCGAGCCATCGCCGTCGACGGCGGTCCACAGCCCACGGCCGACCTGGCCGAGCGCATCTTCCCACCGGCTGCATTCTGTCACGTCAAGCTGCACGATCCTGCTCCACCCGCCGCAACGAGACGCGGCTCGTTGGGACCGGTCAAGCCGGCTGTTCGACCGGCGTCTAGCAATGGTGAAGGTCACGGACGCGAAAGGGAGGGCCTTCCGGCAGGGTTGTCTCTACTCGTCCGCTTCGCTCGCGGATTGAGCAGATATACCAGCGCGGAGCCGTCGCCGACAGTCCACATCCCGGGTCAGGATCAATCCGGACCATTCTCCAAAGTGACCGCCAGCAGGCGATTTCTCGCTCGCCGATTCCGACATGGCGGACCAAAGCGGTCTGGCGTGCAAAGCACGAGTCCGACGCGCGCCGGCGGCCGGACTCCCTCGGCCGCTCGGCATGAGCAAGCTCTTACCTTGGTCGAATCAGCTTTCCGATCGCTGGGCGACCGACGACGGCGACCGAACCCGGAAATGCGGACCCGAGAACGCGGGGATCGGCTCGGCGGCGACGGCCTCATTCAGCAAGAACGGGGCGAAACCGCGATGGACCTTCTGCGCGACGGCCTGGAACCCCGCGCGATCCAGAATCTCGCGAAACCGCCGCGACGACGCGTGGTGGACGTTCCCCTCGCGATACGTCACGCAGACGTCGTAAATGAACCAACCCCAGGGGGCGTCGCGATATCCGTCGATCAGGAGGAGCCGGCCGCCCGGCTTCAGGACGCGATGCATCTCGGCGACGGCCTGCTCTTGGTTGGGATAATGGTGGAAGCTGTTGGCGCAGGTGATGAAGTCGAACGAGCCGGCGGCGAACGGCAGGCGTTCGCTGTCGCCCTGCACCGGGAAGACCGTCTCCTCGTGGTATCGCCAGCGACGCTCCCCCATGGCCAGCATCCCGGCGACCAGGTCGAGGCCGACGACCCGCGACTCAGGCAGCGCGGCCTGAAGCCGCGACGCGAACAGGCCAGTTCCGCAGCCGATGTCAAGCACCGAGATCGGTTTACGGCCGGCGACGGCCTCGATCCGCTTGATCAACGCGCGGTGCGACGGCCCGAACAAAAGCCACTGGAGGACGCAGCGGTCGTAGCTCTCGCTCCAGCGCGCAAATTCCTCCGCCGCCTGTCGCTTGTCGTATGCCATGCCAGCCTCCCTGCCGTGCTCGATCCTGTCCTGTTGCAAGTCAAACGCCCACCCTGGCGCCCGGCGAATCACTCGGCGTTCTACACCCTCAACATCATTTCGACAACCCGGAATTCTTTCCGGATCGCCGATCTTCGGCTGGTTCTTGCTCAACTTGATTCGACCGACGACGACGCGTAGGATAAAATGTGCATGATAAGTGTTGAAAAACGCAGCCGGCACGTCTTCGACCCGCCCATCCAGTTCGCCGCGCGAGCGATCACGGCGATTGAGGTCTGCTCTCGTGTCCCGATCGCCCGTTTATCTCGACAACCATTCGACGACGCGGACCGACCCACGGGTCGTCGCGGCGATGCTGCCGTATTTTTCCGAGATTTACGGCAACGCGGCCAGCGTCTCGCACCGCTTCGGGTGGGAGGCGGCCGAGGCCGTGGAGCGCGCACGGACGCGTGTCGCCGAGTGGATCGGGGCCGATTCGAAAGAAATCGTGTTCACCTCGGGCGCCACGGAAGCCAACAACCTGGCGATCAAGGGCGCGCTGCCGGCCCTCAAGCGGCGCGGCGATCATCTGATCACGGCCGCTTCGGAGCATAAGTCCGTCGTCGACGTCATGAAGCGTCTGGGTCGGGAAGGCTGGAACGTGACTTTCGTTCCTTGCGACGAGACCGGCAGGGTCTCGGCCGAGGCGATCGAAGCCGCCCTCACGCCGGCGACCGTGCTGGTCTCGATCATGGCGGCGAACAACGAGGTGGGGACGCTCAATCCGATCCGGGAAATCGGGCGGCTCTGCCACGATCGCAAGATCGTTTTCCATACGGACGCCACCCAGGCCGTGGGCAAGGTGGACGTCGACGTCCAGGTCGACGGCGTCGACTTGCTCAGCCTTTCGGGCCATAAGATCTACGGTCCCAAGGGCGTCGGCGCTCTCTACGTGCGGCGGCGCGACCCTCAGGTGCGGTTGCAGCCGCTGTTCGACGGCGGCGGCCACGAGCGCGGTTTGCGGAGCGGCACCTTGCCGGTTCCCTTGATCGTGGGGCTGGACAAGGCGGTCGAGTTGATGATTTGCGACAAGGCGGAAGATTCGACGAGGATTCGCGGGCTCCGCGATCGGCTGGAAGCCGGGATTCGCGGCCGGGTGCCGGAGGTTCAGTTGAACGGCCACCCGACGTTGCGACTCGACGGCAATCTCAACCTCAGCTTCGCCTTCGTCGACGGCGAGGCTCTGATGATGGCCATGCGCGACGTCGCGGTCAGCTCGGGGGCGGCGTGCACGTCGGTCGAACCCGAGCCGAGCCATGTACTTCGGGCGATGGGGCGCGATGATGAAGCCGCCCGGGCCAGCCTTCGGTTCGGGGTCGGGCGGTTCAATACCGAGGACGAGATCGATTATGCGATCGACCTCGTCGCCGAGTCCGTCGGCCGGTTGCGAACCCACAGCGCGGCGTGGTCGGCGACGACGGGCGTGTGAATCAGTTGACGACGCGGTATGATTGAGTGTCTGGGATCGATGCGGTTCCGAGGTGGTTTTTCGAGTCGGTCTGGAAACAAGGAGATTGTTCGATGGGCGTGACCCTTACCGAGAAGGCTGCCGGCGAAGTCAAGAAGATCATCACCGATCAGAGCCTGCCCGAGGGCACCGTGCTTCGCGTCGGCGTTCAGGGCGGCGGTTGCAGCGGCTTCTCCTACAGCCTCAATTTCGACACCGACACCTCGGACAAAGACCGGGTGGTCGAGGTCCATGGCGTCAAGATGGCCGTCGAAAAGAAGTTCGACCCCTACCTCGACGGCACGGTCCTCGACTTCTACGACGGCCTCGAAAAGCGCGGGTTCGTCTTCAACAACCCGAACGTCGCCAAGAGTTGCGGCTGCGGGTCGTCGTTCCAGGTCTGATCGAGTTCGCTCGTCGGCCGTTGATTACATCGAAAGTGAGCGGGGCGAATTCCCCGCTCACTTTTTTTGGTTCTCGCCTCGCGTCACCACTTCCAGCCGTTTTGAAGCGAGCCGTCCACCACGCAGGCGGCGGGCCATCGGCCTTGATGGAGATCGACGATGCAGCGGGCGGCCATCTCGGCCATGTCGCTCATCGACTGGCTGTCGGTCCCGCCCACGTGCGGGCTGAACACCAGATTGGGCGCGCTCAGCAGGACGTTGCCCGGCTCCGGCGGCTCGATCTGGAAGACGTCGAGCCCCGCGCCGGCGAGATGTTCGGCCACGAGGGCGTCGCGGAGGTCGGCCTCCACGACCAGGCCGCCGCGGGCGGTGTTGAGCAGGTAAGAGCCCGGCCGCATCTTGCTCAGGAACCGAGCGTCGACCAGGTTGCGGGTTTCCTCCGTGACGGGGACGTGCAGGCTGACCACGTGCGAGGCGGCGAGCAGCGCGTCGAGGCCGAGGCGTTCGATGCCGTGCTGGGCGTCGAACTCCGTCACGGGGCCGACGTCGTGGGCGACGACGCGCATGCCGAAGGCTTGGGCGCGGGTCGCGACCGCGCGGCCGATCCGTCCCAGGCCGATCAGTCCGAGCGTCTTGCCACGAAGCGGAACGACCATGCGCCGATCCCACCCGCCGTCTCGGATCGCCTCGTGGTTGCGGACGACGCTGCGCGTCAGGCTCAACAGGAGGGCGAACGCCTGCTCGGCGACGCTCTCTTGATTCGTCCCCGGGGTGATGGTCACCACGACCCCGTGGGCGCGAGCGGCGGGGAGGTCGACCATGTCGTAGCCGACCCCGGTGCGGGCGGCCACGCGGAGCTTGGGGGCGATCGCGAAGAGGTCGGGGGTCAGCCGCTCCGCTCCGACCACCATGGCGTCGACGTGCGGCAGATGCTTGACCAGCTCGTCGCGGCTCACCGCGTTGTCTTCGCCGGCCGGGTCGATCACGTCGAAGCCGGCCTCGGTCAAGATCGTGCGAAAGGGGCCGGGCTGGTTGCGAATGAGCAACGGACCGATCAGTACGGAGGGCATGGGGTTGACTCTTCGTTGAGCGTCGACTGAGCGACTCGGCGCGAGGCTCGCAGTCCGCCGTCGTCGACGAAGCGGTGAGAGGATTCGGCGTCGCCGTTCAAGGGCCGACTCAAGTCCTCGATCGGATATGGCGACATTTGGACTAGAGTATCCGGCCTTCTTGGAGAAGAAAACGGGGGAGCGACGGCGGCCCGCCCAACTCGCGCGGCGGGCTCTGATTGGGTCGCTCTCTGTTCAACTCTTTGACGCTGGGCTATCTTGGAGGGAGGGAAAGCCAGCCGGAGCGACGAACAGTCGAATCTCCGGGGCTGGTCCAGCTCCGGCCGGACGTGCGAGGCGCAGGGATGGATCGCGACCCGGCGCGGGCCTTTACGAAGGTCGGCCGGAGGAATTCGTCGCTCGACCCGCTGGGTGTCAGGAACGCAGACCGATGGTCTCGGATGGACGGAAGGCATGGGGGTACTTAAGTTTCGACTGCCTTCAAACGATTCGGATCGGCGGTCGGCGGGCTTTCGGAAGGCGTACATCGCGGGGCTCGATCGAACGCCGGGCCGACTCGGCGTCGATATCCGCAACGGTCTGATGACATGCTCGCGTGACAACAGCGAGAGCGGCCGTCTGTTCGTTCCCTGGCCCATCGCCGGCTACGGCACGCCCGTCGTCGGCACGGCGACGCTCAGCGAGCGGCCGTCGCCTTATGTGCTGTCGCTTGAACTGGCCCGGGGCAAGCTCAACGACGTCCGCAACCAGATGGCCGACTGGACCCAGATGGGCCTGCGAACGACCTCGGAGCTGGCCGACGTGCTGTCCGTCGCCCGCCGCGCCTTCGTCCGCGCCGCGATGCACGGCGACGAGCCCGAAGTCTGTTTCGAAGCGTCTCAGGCGAGCCTTGAGGCTTCGAGCAAGGCCGGCGATCTCTTGACCGAGTCGTACCTGGGGCAAGTCCTCCAGAATCGGTTGGCCTCGGCCGGCAAGCTCACGACCCAACTGGGATGCGTCCTCGGCGGCGACCCCGAGAAGATCGCCGGTTCCGCCCAGTGGCCGTCGGCGATGAACGCGGCGCAGGTCAGCGTCTCGTGGCGGGATCTCGCCCCCACGGAAGGGAAATTCCGCTGGGACCTGATCGACGCCCAGCTCGCGTGGTGTCGCCGCCATCGTCTGAACGTCGAGGTCGGGCCGCTGATCGAGTTCCGAAACGCGGCGCTGCCCGACTGGATCTGGCTCTGGGACGGCGATCCCGACGCGATCAGCGGTTTCGCCACCGATCTGGTGCGGCAGGCTGTGACGAGGTACAAGGGCAAGGTCTCGTTCTGGCAAGTGGTGCACCGCCCCGCCGGCCACGAGATCCTCGGGCTTGGCGAGGAGGATCAGATCCGGATCGCCGCGCGGGCGATCCAGGTCGCCCGACAGGCCGATTCCAGCGCCCAGCTCTGCCTGGGAGTCGACCGGCCCTGGGCGGAATGGATGAGCGGCAGCCGGTTCCAGCTCGGCCCGCTTCATCTGTGCGACTACCTCATCCGGTCCGACGTGGGCGTCTCATGCATCGCGCTGGAGATCGCGCCGGGGTATTCCGACCCCGGGAGCCAGATGCGGGATCTGTTCGAGTTCTCACGATTGCTCGATCTTTATGCGTTGCTGAACGTGCCGCTGCATCTGCAGCTCGTGGCGCCGTCTTCGGTCGAGTCCGACGCCGCCGCCGATCCGAACGTCCAGGTCGAACCCTGGCAGTGGCCGCAGCCGCCGAGCGAGGCGCTCCAGGCCGATTGGGCCGCCCGCTGGGTCTCGCTGGCGATCGCCAAGCCGTTCGTCCGGTCGGTCAAATGGCTTCAAGCGAGCGACGCGTCGCCGCACGTCTACCCCAACGGCGGCCTGCACCGCGGCGATTCGACCGCGAAGCCGGTCTTCTCGCGGCTCCAATCGCTCCGCAAGGAGTGGATCGCTTGAAGTTGCGTTGCCAGGCGGGTTGCTTCGCATTATACTCGTCGGTTCGCGATCTTTTTCGACTGTGAGCCCGACGAGCATGTTCGACGATCTACAAAAGCGTCTCTCATCAGCCTTTCGGCAGTTTCGCGTCAGCGGCGTCTTGACCGAAGCGAATATGAAGGAAGGCCTGCGCGAAGTCCGCACGGCCTTGCTCGAGGCCGACGTGAACTACAACGTCGTCCAAGACTTCATGACGCGCGTCACCGACAAGGCGGTCGGCACCCAGGTCGTCAAGAGCGTCCGCCCCGAGCAGCAGATCGTCAAGATCGTCCATGACGAGCTGGTCGACCTGATGGGGCCGTCCGACCCGACGATCCGGTTCGAGAAGACCGGCACGACGGTCCTGATGCTCTGCGGCCTGCAAGGCTCGGGCAAGACGACGACCAGCGGCAAGCTCGCGAAGCTGCTGACGTCGCAGAACCGCAAGCCCATGCTGGTCGCCGCCGACTTGCAGCGCCCCGCCGCCGTCGAGCAGTTGAAGGTCATCGGAGCCCAGCTCGGCGTCCCCGTCTACACGCAGGAGAACTCGAACCCCGTCAAGGTCTGTCAGGACGCCCTGATCGAGGCCAATCGGCGCGGGTGCGACACCCTGATCCTGGACACCGCCGGCCGGTTACACGTCGACGACGAGTTGATGGCCGAACTGGTCCAGATCGAGAAGAAGGTCAAGCCGCACCAGGTGTTCTTCGTCTGCGACGCCATGACGGGGCAGGACGCCGTCGCCTCGGCCGAGGCGTTCAACGCCGCGCTCGAACTCGACGGCGTGATCATGACCAAGCTCGACGGCGACGCGCGAGGCGGAGCCGCGCTTTCGGTCCGTCGCGTCACCGGCGTCCCCGTCAAGTTCGTGGGCAAGGGGGAGAAGCTCGACAAGCTCGACCCGTTCGACCCCGAGCGGCTGGTCGGCCAGATGCTGGGCATGGGCGACGTCGTCGGCCTGGTCGAGGCGGCGCAGTCCGCGGTCGACGAGGAAGAGGCGCTTCGCCAGCAAGAGCGGATGGCCAAGGGGAAGTTCGACCTCAACGACTTCCGCCAGCAGATCGTCCAGATCAAGAAGATGGGCTCGGTCCAGGACGTCATGGGCATGTTCCCGGGCATGAGCCAGATGTCCGAGAACCTCAGCGGCCTGGACGCCGACGGCGAGATCAAGCGCATCCAGGGCATCATCGACAGCATGACCCAGCGCGAGCGGAGCCGTCCCGACCTGATCGACATCTCCCGTCGCCGCCGGATCGCGGCGGGCGCCGGCGTCGACCCCTCGGACGTCTCGGGCCTCGTCAAGCAGTTCGACGCCATGGCCGCCTTCGTTAAGCAGATGGCCCAGATGACGATGCTCGACAAGCTCAAGGCGTTGACCGGACTGGGTCGGGCCGCCGCCAACAACCCCGGGGCTCGCCTGTTCTCTCCCAAAGTGGGCACCGGCAAGCGGCTGACGCCCAAAGAGAAGGAAAAGCTCCGCAAGCAGCGAGAAAAAGAAGAACGGAAAAAACGACGCGACGAGCGCGACCGGCCTACGCCCTCGTGAGCGCCGCTCCGTGAGGTTCGCGGCTCTCGCCCCGCCTATTTGAATCCACGCCCGCCCCGACCGGCGACGAGCCGGTCGAACGCCCGAGACGGCCCGGGGCCCCGTCTCAGAAGTCGTGTTGCTGACGTCCTGATCCGGCCGCGCCGGCGGGACCCGAGTGGGGATCGACCCCGAAGTTTTGAGAGGAGAACGCGAGTGGTTCGTATTCGAATGAAATCGTTTGGACGCCGTCACCGACCCTTCTTCCGGATCTGCGCCATGGACTCCCGCGCTCCTCGCGACGGACGGTCGATCGAGGAACTGGGCCACTACGATCCGATGTCGCGCAACAACGAGACCCAGACGGTCTTGAACGCCGACCGGATTCGTTACTGGCTGAGCGTCGGCGCGCAGCCGTCGGACAAGGTCGCGGCCCTGCTGCGTCGGTTCAAGATCGAGAAGCCGGCTCCGGGCGAGCACTGGGAACTGCCCAAGCCGGTTGCAACTCCGGCGGCGGCTCCGGCCCCCGCGGCCGCGGAAACCGTCGCGCCGCAGGCCTCCTGAATCAGAACGGGTCGGTCATGTCCGTCTCCGCTTCCGCTCCCGCGCCGCCGCTTCGGATCGATGTGCTCACGCTGTTCCCGGATCTCTTCAACGGGTTCCTCGACCAGAGCATCGTCAGCCGGGCCATCGACAAGAAACTCGTCCAGATCGAGCGGTGGGACATCCGCCGGTGGGCCGAGGGGCGGCACAAGCAGGTGGACGACCGACCGTTCGGGGGGGGGCCGGGAATGGTCCTGATGAGCCCTCCGGTCGTCGCCGCCGCGGAAGCCGTGCGGGCGATGGCCGAGCCGCCGGGCGACTTGATCGTCCTCTCCCCGCAAGGGCCGAGGTTCGACCAGGCCCGCGCCCGGGAGCTTGCCGGAAAGCGTCGAATCGTCCTTGTTTGTGGTCGCTACGAAGGCTTCGACGAGCGTATCATCGAGATCTTGCAACCGGAAATGCTCTCCGTGGGCGATTTCATCCTCTCAGGAGGCGAGGTCGCCGCGATGGTCGTGGTCGACGCGGTCGTCCGACTGATTCCGGGAGTGCTCGGAGACGCGGAAAGCGCGGTCGACGAATCGTTCGGGCCGGACGGCGGTCTTGAGTATCCGCACTACACCCGGCCTCGCGAGTTTCGAGGCCTGACCGTCCCGGAAGTTCTCCTCAGCGGCGATCATTCGGCGATCGCCCGATGGCGTCGCGAGCATCGCCGGTAAGCCGACCGGGGACCCTCCCGGACGCGAATCCACCCAAAAATAGATAGAGATCGGAACGCGGAATTCTTGGCCCGCGACACGATGGGCCGTTTGGAAAGGTCAGAGTCATGCAGAACCAGTTGCTCACGGTAGTCGAAAAGAGCAGCATGAAGGCGGAGACGCCCAAGTTCGAGATCGGCGACACGGTCGACGTCCACGTCCGAATCCTCGAAGGCGACAAAGAGCGTATCCAGATCTTCAACGGCGTGGTGATCGCCCGGTCGGGCGCCAACACCCGCGAGATGTTCGTCGTCCGCCGGATCGTCCAGGGCGAAGGCGTCGAGCGGAAGTTCCCGATCCATTCGCCCCGGATCGCCAACATCGTCGTCAAGCGGTCGGGCAAGGTCCGTCGGGCCAAGCTCTACTACCTGCGCGAGCGTTCGGGCAAGGCCGTCCGCCTCAAGGAGCGTTTCAACACCGGCGCCGCCGCCATCGAGGCGAAGGCCGCCAAGGTGGAACGACGCGCCGTCAAGATCGCCGCCAAGAAGGCCAAGGCCGAAGCCGCCGGCAAATGATCAAGGGCCGCGTCCCTCGCGAGAGGTCGCGGCCGGATCTTTGCTTTGACGCCCGCCTATAATCTCAGAGGGGTTCGTCTCATTTGTTGGGACGATCCTCCCGCGACCGCCGCGTCGTGCCCGGCGGTCGAATGGACGCCCCGGATTCTCCTCGACGGACCCTGACCCTTGACCAAGCCCCAGCGTGTCGTTCTGGCGATGAGCGGAGGCGTCGACAGCTCCGTGGCCGCGTACCTGCTGAAGGCGCGCGGATACGACGTCGTCGGCCTGTTCATGCGCACGGGAGCCTACGCCGAGGGCGAGGAACGGCGAGCCAAGACCTGTTGCAGCGTCGCCGACGCCGTCGACGCCCAGCGCGTGGCCGACCGCCTGGACGTCCCGTTCTTCGTGCTGGATTTCGAGCGCGAGTTCGGGCGGATCAAGGACTATTTCGCCGACGAGTATCTCGGCGGTCGGACGCCCAACCCCTGCGTGATGTGCAACATCTGGCTGAAGTTCGGCCGGCTCTGGGAGTACGGAAAGCAGGTGGGGGCCGATTTCGTCGCGACCGGGCACTATGCGCGGATCGCCCAGGCGGCCGACGGATCGAATCGGGTCGCCCGGGGGCTCGATCGTGCCAAGGACCAGTCGTACGTCCTCTTCGGCCTCGCTCCCGAGCTGCTCGCCCGGGTGCTGTTCCCGATCGGCGAACTCGCCAAGGCCGACGTGCGGGCGATCGCCCGCGAACAGAATCTTCCGGTCCACGACAAGCCGGAGAGCCAGGAAATCTGCTTCGTTCCCGACGACGACTACCTCCACTTCGTCCAGGAGCGTCGCCCGGACCGCGACACCTCGGGGACGATGGTCGACGAGGCGGGCCAGGTGCTGGGAACGCACGCGGGGATCGAAGGCTTCACGATCGGTCAGCGGCGCGGGCTGGGGATCGCCGTCGGCGCGCCTCGCTACGTCGTCCAGATCGAGCCGACGACCCGGACCGTCACCGTCGGCAAGCGCGAAGCGCTGGCCAAGTCCGGGCTGGAAGCCTCTCGGTTCAACTGGCAGGGGCCCGTTCCGGACGGCCCGACCCGGTGCCTGGCGCAGATCCGCGCCCAGCACACCGCCGTCCCGTCCACGGTGATCCCGCTTGCGAACGGCGAGGCGCGCGTGGTCTTCGATTCGCCGCAAACCGCCGTGACGCCCGGCCAGGTTGTCGCCGTCTATCAGGACGACCTGGTCCTGGGAGGCGGCTGGATCGAGCGCGCGACGCCGATCTGAACGCCGAGCTTCACCGACACGGAAGGCCTGTCTGGAGTCTACCGACCGCATGAGCCGTATCAGCCTGATCATTCCCTGGACCGCGGAGAAAACGATCCGCGGCGACGACCTGGCGAGCTACCAGCGGATTCTCCAGGAGCAGGGCGGGGCGGACTCGGTGGAAGTCGTGCTCTCGGAACGGATCGCCGATGCGGACGCATTCGTCGGTCTTCACCCGTTGATCCGCATCGTCGAGGAAGACGCCAACCACGTCAGCTTGCTCCGGAGAGGACTGGCCGCCGCGACGGGCGACATCCTCCTGGTTCTCGACCCCACCCGCGAGTACGCCCCCGAGGCGCTTTTGCAGGTCCTGGAATCGCTCCGAACGAGCACGGCCGACGTCGTCGTCGGCGTGCCGCGGCCCGGGCGGAACGGGTTGACCCTGCGCGGCATGCGGCTCAAGGCGCTGGCGGTCCTCGGCCGGCTGGCGCTGGGAACGTCGGACGGGCTCTCCGGCCTGGCCGCGATCCGCCGCTCGGCCGTCCGCACGCTGATCACCGAATCCCCGACGATCTCGGGCTCGCGCATCCTCCTCGACGTCCTGACCTGGTGCTCCGGCCGACTCCTCGACGTTCCGGTCAACACGGGACGCGACGATCAGAGAAAGCTCGTTCCGGTCCGCTTCGACGACGTGAAGCAGATCAAGCGCGTCCTCGACCATCGGTTCGGCACGTTCTCACGACTGGTCCAGTTCTGCCTCGTGGGCGCGTCCGGGATGTTCGTCGACCTCTCGCTTTACGCCTTCTTGCAATGGCTGTTCAAGCGGATCGGCTTTGAATCGCCTGAAGGCGCGGGATCGGGATTCGCGTGGCCGCTGGCCGTGGCGGGCTCGCTCTCCATCCTCGTCGCGCTCACCTGGAATTTCGCGCTCAACCGCCGGTTGACGTTCAGCGACTCCCGCGCGGGCTCGATTCCCCGACAGTATTTGACCTACGCGCTGGGCAATGCGCTCGGGATCGCGGTAAGCCTCTCGTTGCGGCTCTACCTGCCGGGCCGGTTCGCCTTCTTCTCGGATCACCGTCTGGC contains:
- a CDS encoding PfaD family polyunsaturated fatty acid/polyketide biosynthesis protein encodes the protein MQLDVTECSRWEDALGQVGRGLWTAVDGDGSVRFDPAPAPSDRSRSVFIPACPLEKLGEPSFRSTHGVRYACVAGAMANGIASVELVEAMSRAGMLGIFGAAGLALEVVDAAVQRVQSSLGNKAPYGFNLIHSPQDGALESAVVDLYLRRGVRLVEASAFLDLTLPVVRYRVAGVHRDEQGRVVAPNRIIAKASRVEVARKFLSPPPERYLRTLVEQGTITADQAAMAATIPMAEDLTAEADSGGHTDNQPLVVLLPTMIALRDRLAAEHRYDRPLRIGAAGGISTPWAAAGALAMGASYLVTGSVNQSCVEAGTSEAVRALLAQAQQADVAMAPAADMFEMGVKVQVLKRGTMFAMRGAKLYEYYRAYNSLEQIPEADRQSLEKTILRAPVAEVWDQTRAFFARRDPAQIVRAEADPKHKMALVFRWYLGQSSNWANVGEPTRTLDYQIWCGPAMAAFNDWVRGSFLERPENRRAATVSLNILYGAAVLLRARFAAFQGVAPPSGVPRLTPLQREEIENRNVGP
- a CDS encoding class I SAM-dependent methyltransferase, producing MAYDKRQAAEEFARWSESYDRCVLQWLLFGPSHRALIKRIEAVAGRKPISVLDIGCGTGLFASRLQAALPESRVVGLDLVAGMLAMGERRWRYHEETVFPVQGDSERLPFAAGSFDFITCANSFHHYPNQEQAVAEMHRVLKPGGRLLLIDGYRDAPWGWFIYDVCVTYREGNVHHASSRRFREILDRAGFQAVAQKVHRGFAPFLLNEAVAAEPIPAFSGPHFRVRSPSSVAQRSES
- a CDS encoding cysteine desulfurase family protein gives rise to the protein MSRSPVYLDNHSTTRTDPRVVAAMLPYFSEIYGNAASVSHRFGWEAAEAVERARTRVAEWIGADSKEIVFTSGATEANNLAIKGALPALKRRGDHLITAASEHKSVVDVMKRLGREGWNVTFVPCDETGRVSAEAIEAALTPATVLVSIMAANNEVGTLNPIREIGRLCHDRKIVFHTDATQAVGKVDVDVQVDGVDLLSLSGHKIYGPKGVGALYVRRRDPQVRLQPLFDGGGHERGLRSGTLPVPLIVGLDKAVELMICDKAEDSTRIRGLRDRLEAGIRGRVPEVQLNGHPTLRLDGNLNLSFAFVDGEALMMAMRDVAVSSGAACTSVEPEPSHVLRAMGRDDEAARASLRFGVGRFNTEDEIDYAIDLVAESVGRLRTHSAAWSATTGV
- a CDS encoding HesB/IscA family protein — encoded protein: MGVTLTEKAAGEVKKIITDQSLPEGTVLRVGVQGGGCSGFSYSLNFDTDTSDKDRVVEVHGVKMAVEKKFDPYLDGTVLDFYDGLEKRGFVFNNPNVAKSCGCGSSFQV
- a CDS encoding phosphoglycerate dehydrogenase; this translates as MPSVLIGPLLIRNQPGPFRTILTEAGFDVIDPAGEDNAVSRDELVKHLPHVDAMVVGAERLTPDLFAIAPKLRVAARTGVGYDMVDLPAARAHGVVVTITPGTNQESVAEQAFALLLSLTRSVVRNHEAIRDGGWDRRMVVPLRGKTLGLIGLGRIGRAVATRAQAFGMRVVAHDVGPVTEFDAQHGIERLGLDALLAASHVVSLHVPVTEETRNLVDARFLSKMRPGSYLLNTARGGLVVEADLRDALVAEHLAGAGLDVFQIEPPEPGNVLLSAPNLVFSPHVGGTDSQSMSDMAEMAARCIVDLHQGRWPAACVVDGSLQNGWKW
- a CDS encoding endo-1,4-beta-xylanase; this translates as MGVLKFRLPSNDSDRRSAGFRKAYIAGLDRTPGRLGVDIRNGLMTCSRDNSESGRLFVPWPIAGYGTPVVGTATLSERPSPYVLSLELARGKLNDVRNQMADWTQMGLRTTSELADVLSVARRAFVRAAMHGDEPEVCFEASQASLEASSKAGDLLTESYLGQVLQNRLASAGKLTTQLGCVLGGDPEKIAGSAQWPSAMNAAQVSVSWRDLAPTEGKFRWDLIDAQLAWCRRHRLNVEVGPLIEFRNAALPDWIWLWDGDPDAISGFATDLVRQAVTRYKGKVSFWQVVHRPAGHEILGLGEEDQIRIAARAIQVARQADSSAQLCLGVDRPWAEWMSGSRFQLGPLHLCDYLIRSDVGVSCIALEIAPGYSDPGSQMRDLFEFSRLLDLYALLNVPLHLQLVAPSSVESDAAADPNVQVEPWQWPQPPSEALQADWAARWVSLAIAKPFVRSVKWLQASDASPHVYPNGGLHRGDSTAKPVFSRLQSLRKEWIA